One Lucilia cuprina isolate Lc7/37 chromosome 4, ASM2204524v1, whole genome shotgun sequence DNA segment encodes these proteins:
- the LOC111687223 gene encoding uncharacterized protein LOC111687223, translating into MQILHIVFVFLIFSSAICVNSSQIFRKLFGEVLVPQQQRYYNAHSYQYPVSSSTYQQYPQNTNGYYYQPPPPPPARRHHTRQRQSPVRQEKSYKDICHMVHNDGFTNPGNVPRCPY; encoded by the coding sequence atgcaaattttacatattgtctttgtctttttaatattttcgagTGCAATTTGTGTTAATAGTTcgcaaatttttcgaaaattatttgGTGAAGTTTTAGTACCACAACAGCAGCGTTATTATAATGCACATTCATATCAGTATCCTGTGTCGTCGTCAACTTATCAACAATATCCACAAAATACGAATGGTTATTATTATcagccaccaccaccaccaccagccAGAAGACATCATACTAGACAACGTCAAAGTCCAGTAAGACAAGAGAAATCCTATAAAGATATATGTCATATGGTTCATAATGATGGCTTTACGAATCCAGGAAATGTACCCAGATGTCCGTATTAG